cggggaggggcggaggagccCGGGGAGGGATGGAGCAGGCTGCGCCACCCACCCGTGTCGGGTTTCGGATTTCCAGCCAGGCTTCAGACCAACATGCAATGAATCCTCCCGAATCCATTCAAAAAACCATCCTGTCCAGGGTGGAGGTGGGTCACGCTCCAACACCCCGGACAGGGAGCCGAGCAGTGCCCGAAGAGGAGCGATTGATCGGGCGTTGGACCAggagcagatgctgtgactggcCCCAATAACAAACCGCCCGAGCCCAGTGTCGGAAACTTGGACGGATTGTGCTCCACGTCACCTTGTCCAGAAACGACGCCGTCCAAAGAAACGACCACTCTGGCCGGTGTGAAAGCCGTACCTTCTGAACGTTCTCCTCCGGAGCGGTGGCCTCTGCTTTCCCTTGGTTGCCACTCTCCGGCGTTTGGTCCCCCTGGGGGTGAGCGTCCACCGCCCCGACCTCCTCCACCGCCCCGACCTCCTCCACCGTCAGCTTCCCCTGGCCTCCGTCCGCCTCCCCGACACCCGACTGGCCGCTCGCGTCCTCCGGCTTCCTCTGCTCGTCCCCCGCTTCGCCTTTTGCCTTTTCTTCGGCTTTGCTCTCAACCACTTTGGGACCCGCTGCCTCGTCCTCGGCGCTGGGCTCCGAGGCTCGGAATCTTAGATACAAAGAGGCAACCAGCACGGAGAGCAGGGTGAAGAGCAGCGGCACGGCCAGGTACGCGTCCGCCAGCCACTCCATCCTCGGTGCCCACTCCGACTCCGCTCCCCAAGGCGACTGAACTGGATCGCAGCGATGAAGGACACGGAGCGATGCATCGGATTTTCAAAGTCGTCATTTcctccagcccccccccaccccttgggtTTAAAGGCACCGCTCCTTTCACCCAGAACCGTGTTCGCCGCCCCCTCTGGATCCAGATGCGGCTGCCTCCCCCTCCTTTACCGCGGCTTCGATGCACATCATTGCATTgagcgagggggtgggggaaccAGCCCCTCACGGTGATGTGGAACTTCATGGAACAATGTTACTGACTCCGTGGACTTGTTAAATCCTGGATCCGGTGTTGAACTGCACAAATACGGACCAAGATCTCGTTCTGAAGTGGCAATGGaggagttggaggcggcggcgcACTCCTGCAACTCGCCCGTCTGCTCCCGGGGCATCGCCACTCGGCTCTTCCCTTGAGCAGGCATCTCCGGGGGTCatttttccccccctctccatccTCCTAATCTTCTCTCATGACAGAGCTCAGAACGtattgtccagttctggtctccaaacttgaggaaggacatactagctctaGAGGGTGTGCAGAGCAGAttgacaaggttagttccagggatggcagggttgtcatatgcagcatggctagagaaactggacttgtatccattggagtttagaaggttgaggggggacatgattgaggtctacaaaatcatcagggggataggatgaagtcggattacttgttcccagtgatgggggagacgaggactagagggtatagtttaagaatacagggtaggccctttaggacggagatgagaaagcatttttttacccagagaagtgtgaatctgtggaatgctctgccacagagggtggtcgaggcggattcgctgattatgttcaaaagagagttagataagactcttgtgggtaacggagttaagggttatggggataaggctggaaaggggtactgatggtaatgatcaaccatgatctaaaatggcggtgctggcccgacactccagctcctattgtctattccTGAGTCCAAAGTTGGCCACGCAATCTTGAACCGAGGCCGTGCCTGTGCATTGAAGGCGGGGGGGACCTCGTCCCTGATCCTTCAATGCTCCATTGTGTGAGTGACCAAGTCAACGTTCCTGGGTTGCTCCACAAGGTGGCCTCAGAGCTCTGCAAAGACTTAGGCCAACAAATGGAGATGGGTCGCCTCAGCTGCACAAGGTGAGGAGGTCCAGGCTCTCCCAGTTGACTTCAACGAGAGGAGACCACAGGCTTCAAAGACCCTTCAAGAAGATAACCAGGGAACTCACAGAAGGGCTTTTGCCATTGCAGAAATCAACAGGCACCAGTTGAGGAGCTTCTGCTTCAGTGCAGTGGAGATCAGCCATGCTAAGGCCCTTCATGAGTTATGCAATTTCAGATTGCAAGCCAACACCCTTCCATCGCCAATAATTACTGACACTTTCAGATACCCTATTTTGAGCTATTACACATTCTAATTTCATCTCATTTAGCCTGGTTATACCATCCCTTGGTGGTAAtgccacagtttttttttccctgtattATGTTCCCTAGTCAGATGTTGGATACCTTGCGTAACTTAAGTCTCCTTGATGAATGATCATGAACTATAAATTGGTGCAAATAAAGTTCAATACCATCCATGTCTGACTCCTTAACCTAGGAAGTGACTTCTATTTACCCTGTTGATATCTTGAAATATTCATCATTATTAGTTCTaaattcttgggggggggggggggggcgggattgAACTAGAGCAAGACTGTTTGACCTGGGTTAtaggacagaacttctgcatcTTTAATATCCTAGTCTTTTCAATAGAAAGACCAAATTGATTGGATTTTGATTATTGATAAAAATAAGGATAAAGTTCAGGGCAGAGCTGAGAAGTGCCCTCATTCAAAGgattatgaacaataaataatcaTTTTAATTTCTATACACCCTGAACAATAAAACATCCAAGTATACTTAAGCCCTATAAAAGGTGCCAATTGCAAAAATACAtaggcaaatttttttttaaaaaggtctaCTTTGCCATATCACTGAGGTAACTTGTTTGGATCCTCCTCAGATGCTTTAGGCCTTCCCTTCCTGCACTGCTGATGGGTACACCACCCTTCCAGTTTCTGGAAGGCATCGGGCCCAAGGGATGTGCACCTTTGATCTTTGTGACAGGGACAGATGGAATA
This genomic window from Narcine bancroftii isolate sNarBan1 chromosome 3, sNarBan1.hap1, whole genome shotgun sequence contains:
- the LOC138756649 gene encoding matrix-remodeling-associated protein 7-like isoform X1, producing the protein MEWLADAYLAVPLLFTLLSVLVASLYLRFRASEPSAEDEAAGPKVVESKAEEKAKGEAGDEQRKPEDASGQSGVGEADGGQGKLTVEEVGAVEEVGAVDAHPQGDQTPESGNQGKAEATAPEENVQKEDGGVENTKKSEDVAEVESTKTSLPRVSDGGVEYHPGKIRQSSYEKTLTKEQVEEEQRVELTPDLTSV
- the LOC138756649 gene encoding matrix-remodeling-associated protein 7-like isoform X2, which codes for MEWLADAYLAVPLLFTLLSVLVASLYLRFRASEPSAEDEAAGPKVVESKAEEKAKGEAGDEQRKPEDASGQSGVGEADGGQGKLTVEEVGAVEEVGAVDAHPQGDQTPESGNQGKAEATAPEENVQKEDGGVENTKKSEDVAEVESTKTSLPRVSDGGVEYHPGKIRQSSYEKTLTKEQVEEEQRAEE